From the Pseudarthrobacter sp. MM222 genome, one window contains:
- a CDS encoding DUF4193 domain-containing protein translates to MATDYDEVRFEVAESRQDSLRAVESANAPDAGSVIRDLDEADTTDGVELPGADLSGEELRIEIIPQREDEFTCFSCFLVRHRSQIARESDGHAFCRDCEG, encoded by the coding sequence ATGGCCACTGATTACGACGAAGTGCGATTCGAAGTTGCTGAATCGCGCCAGGACTCACTTCGTGCCGTTGAGTCCGCCAATGCCCCGGACGCCGGCAGCGTTATCCGTGACCTGGACGAGGCGGACACCACGGACGGGGTGGAGCTGCCCGGCGCCGACCTTTCCGGCGAGGAGCTGAGAATTGAGATCATCCCGCAAAGGGAGGACGAGTTCACCTGCTTTTCCTGTTTCCTCGTCCGGCACAGGTCACAGATCGCACGTGAGAGTGACGGCCACGCCTTCTGCCGCGACTGTGAGGGTTGA